In Kitasatospora sp. NBC_00240, the following are encoded in one genomic region:
- a CDS encoding cytochrome P450 — MATQASPVPVPPNASGAPPVPEVEPALVERWRSSGADLVDLLAQARELLGGVAAVRLGPDPTVLVTDPSAVLRVLAQRPDQYVKRSHRARLLIGDGVLAATGEAWKQQRRVLQAQFTGTGMRRYEQRITAAARRTAERWAGHARSGQAVDVGLEMRTFALDTIWRSLTGHPLDAGTEDELDAVGSVVAALPTLTDGPPGAQQAVAADLARIDAVAARAIEAARDGSAGPDGPGLLHVLLDAAVERPEYTDRLIRDELVTLLVAGHETTATTLTWLYLLLDRHPEARERALAAGGEGSPERREAVQALVSETLRLYPSAWVLPRYATADDVLAGHRVEAGTDLLVCPYLTHRDPALWPEPERFDPRRFTVPGLRPAVPGSYLPFGLGPRACLGLQFALRESTVLLEHLLPAYTLAFHSVPAGAAYSITVRPDGPTPATLTAVPVRG, encoded by the coding sequence GTGGCCACCCAAGCCAGTCCCGTACCCGTCCCCCCGAACGCCTCCGGAGCGCCGCCCGTCCCCGAGGTGGAGCCCGCCCTGGTGGAGCGGTGGCGCTCCTCGGGCGCCGACCTGGTCGACCTGCTGGCCCAGGCGCGCGAGCTGCTCGGCGGTGTCGCCGCAGTCCGGCTGGGGCCGGACCCGACCGTCCTGGTCACCGACCCCTCGGCGGTCCTCCGGGTGCTGGCGCAGCGGCCGGACCAGTACGTCAAGCGCTCCCACCGCGCCCGGCTGCTGATCGGTGACGGCGTGCTGGCCGCAACCGGCGAGGCCTGGAAGCAGCAACGACGGGTGCTGCAGGCCCAGTTCACCGGAACCGGGATGCGCCGCTACGAGCAGCGGATCACCGCGGCCGCCCGGCGGACCGCCGAACGCTGGGCCGGCCACGCCCGCTCCGGGCAGGCTGTCGACGTCGGCCTGGAGATGCGGACCTTCGCCCTCGACACCATCTGGCGCTCCCTCACCGGGCATCCGCTCGACGCCGGCACCGAGGACGAACTGGACGCCGTCGGCTCGGTGGTGGCGGCCCTGCCGACGCTGACCGACGGCCCGCCCGGTGCCCAGCAGGCCGTCGCCGCCGACCTGGCCAGGATCGACGCCGTCGCCGCCCGGGCGATCGAGGCGGCCCGCGACGGCTCGGCCGGCCCCGACGGCCCGGGCCTGCTGCACGTCCTGCTGGACGCGGCCGTCGAGCGCCCCGAGTACACCGACCGGCTGATCCGCGACGAACTGGTCACCCTGCTGGTGGCCGGCCACGAGACCACCGCCACCACCCTGACCTGGCTGTACCTGCTCCTGGACCGCCACCCGGAGGCGCGCGAGCGGGCACTCGCCGCCGGCGGCGAAGGCTCGCCGGAGCGCCGCGAAGCCGTCCAGGCCCTGGTCAGCGAGACCCTGCGGCTCTACCCGTCGGCCTGGGTCCTGCCCCGGTACGCCACCGCGGACGACGTGCTGGCCGGCCACCGCGTCGAGGCGGGCACCGATCTGCTGGTCTGCCCGTACCTCACGCACCGGGACCCGGCCCTGTGGCCGGAGCCGGAGCGGTTCGACCCCCGCCGGTTCACCGTCCCGGGGCTCCGGCCGGCCGTGCCGGGCAGCTATCTGCCGTTCGGCCTGGGGCCTCGGGCCTGTCTGGGGCTGCAGTTCGCGCTGCGCGAGTCGACCGTGCTGCTCGAACACCTGCTGCCCGCCTACACCCTGGCCTTCCACTCCGTGCCCGCAGGGGCCGCGTACAGCATCACCGTCCGCCCGGACGGCCCGACGCCGGCGACCCTCACGGCGGTCCCCGTCCGGGGCTGA
- a CDS encoding SgcJ/EcaC family oxidoreductase, whose product MSPQLAGVAVPREDVDAVVALVADVERAQQNASPENFLRHFREDAIWTTGHGRLLTGLDEIAAFTRKVLPPTADSPTTAGYRPVHILFIRPDIAAVKVRQRPVTRDGVHLDEIFRGHPDPAALAVDHPGALPGTPTWFLAKDDGVWRIAAAQNTVVQDPDTLAAG is encoded by the coding sequence ATGAGTCCGCAGCTCGCAGGAGTCGCCGTTCCACGGGAGGACGTGGACGCCGTGGTGGCGCTGGTCGCCGACGTCGAACGGGCCCAGCAGAACGCGTCGCCGGAGAACTTCCTGCGGCACTTCCGGGAGGACGCGATCTGGACCACCGGGCACGGCAGGCTGCTCACCGGCCTGGACGAGATCGCCGCCTTCACCCGCAAGGTGCTGCCGCCCACCGCGGACTCGCCCACCACAGCCGGCTACCGGCCCGTCCACATCCTCTTCATCCGTCCGGACATCGCCGCCGTCAAGGTCCGCCAGCGCCCCGTCACCCGCGACGGGGTGCACCTCGACGAGATCTTCCGCGGCCACCCCGACCCGGCCGCCCTCGCCGTCGACCACCCGGGTGCTCTCCCCGGTACCCCGACCTGGTTCCTGGCCAAGGACGACGGCGTCTGGCGCATCGCCGCCGCCCAGAACACCGTCGTCCAGGACCCGGACACCCTGGCCGCCGGCTGA
- a CDS encoding nuclear transport factor 2 family protein translates to MHPFRKAVETRDEEAVAALLAENVVFTSPVVFKPYPGKAITAAILRGAMRVFEDFTYVREIADPDGRDHALVFTATVGGKQIQGCDFLHFDEAGKIDEFMVMVRPLSAAQALAEAMGAQFDRITREAAGQ, encoded by the coding sequence GTGCACCCCTTCCGCAAGGCCGTCGAGACCCGCGACGAGGAGGCCGTCGCGGCCCTCCTGGCCGAGAACGTCGTCTTCACCAGCCCGGTCGTCTTCAAGCCCTACCCGGGCAAGGCGATCACCGCGGCGATCCTCCGGGGCGCGATGCGGGTCTTCGAGGACTTCACCTACGTCCGTGAGATCGCTGACCCGGACGGCCGCGACCACGCCCTGGTCTTCACCGCGACCGTGGGCGGGAAGCAGATCCAGGGCTGCGACTTCCTGCACTTCGACGAGGCCGGGAAGATCGACGAGTTCATGGTCATGGTCCGGCCGCTCTCGGCCGCCCAGGCCCTGGCCGAGGCGATGGGCGCGCAGTTCGACCGGATCACCCGGGAGGCGGCGGGGCAGTGA
- a CDS encoding PadR family transcriptional regulator produces the protein MALRNAVMAALLDGEASGYDLAKAFDASVANFWMATPQQLYRELERMEGDGLITARVVEQERRPTKRLFSLTEAGLAAVHAYTAEPAARPTAVRDELMVKVRCADVGDLGAVRIAVAQRIEWATAKLARYERLQVRLLNGRSEEQYFAGAERVGPYLTLLRGMAFEQENIRWGELALRVLEQRAAVRG, from the coding sequence ATGGCATTGCGCAACGCGGTGATGGCCGCCCTGCTGGACGGTGAGGCGTCCGGGTACGACCTCGCCAAGGCCTTCGACGCCTCGGTCGCCAACTTCTGGATGGCCACACCGCAGCAGCTCTACCGGGAGCTGGAGCGGATGGAGGGCGACGGGCTGATCACCGCGCGCGTGGTGGAGCAGGAACGGCGTCCCACCAAGCGGCTCTTCTCACTCACCGAGGCCGGGCTGGCGGCCGTACACGCCTACACCGCCGAGCCGGCGGCCAGGCCCACCGCCGTCCGCGACGAACTGATGGTCAAGGTCCGGTGCGCTGACGTCGGCGACCTCGGGGCGGTCCGGATCGCCGTGGCGCAGCGGATCGAGTGGGCGACGGCCAAACTGGCCCGCTACGAACGCCTCCAGGTCCGGTTGCTGAACGGCCGGAGCGAGGAGCAGTACTTCGCCGGGGCCGAGCGCGTCGGCCCCTATCTGACCCTGCTGCGCGGGATGGCCTTCGAGCAGGAGAACATCCGCTGGGGCGAGCTGGCGCTACGGGTGCTCGAACAACGGGCCGCCGTCCGCGGCTGA
- a CDS encoding AfsR/SARP family transcriptional regulator, whose translation MAELTIAVLGPMRIRRAGQELPTGSGQRQAVLGMLAERAGRAVPARELAHGLWGEDEPASAAAVLRNHISRLRAVIDPPGAGTRTLLSRDGGYALEVPGRSLDAVAFASLAADAARRRDAGDAAAAVGLYRRALALWQGAALAGLPGPWAEQERARLTEQRLAVLRDRLALELELGRPAGLVAELTALCAEHPLREPLTALLMTALYRGGRQAEALEVFDTTARTLAAELGVRPGPELRELRQRILCADLPPASAAPPAGVTATGPGPAARCAALGAAPAQLPSDVGDFTGRVAEVGAVAAALAAHRAEAGGPAVVLVHGGWGTGKSTLAVRAARTVRAEFADGQLFAGLGGARGDVADPATVLGGFLRALGVPAAEIPAGTAARAALYRAVTADRRLLVVLDEAADEAHVRPLLPAGPRCAVLVTARGPLPGLTLSAGLRLGRLTPQESAGLLAAVAGTARIAAEPAAAEAVAAACGHLPLALRIAATRISARPGWSLAAFAARLRDEGRRLAELRVGELCVEADFRRAHHRLPAELAAALGDLARAAPAAGAARPAGDAVPALGPSAAGPSAAGPAAPGTPPERSGIMERLLTEGLLEPSDRPGPGYRLDELVRLCVLAGAGAGTGTGAGGGGGNGVEAGDGAAAGGGSEVASGSGGVAGSPTGPPAA comes from the coding sequence GTGGCGGAGCTGACGATCGCGGTGCTGGGTCCGATGCGGATCCGGCGCGCCGGCCAGGAGCTGCCGACCGGCTCCGGGCAGCGCCAGGCCGTCCTCGGGATGCTCGCCGAGCGCGCCGGCCGCGCCGTCCCGGCCCGTGAACTCGCCCACGGGCTCTGGGGGGAGGACGAACCCGCCTCCGCCGCCGCCGTGCTGCGCAACCACATCTCCCGGCTCCGAGCGGTGATCGATCCGCCCGGCGCCGGCACCCGTACCCTGCTCTCCCGGGACGGCGGCTACGCCCTGGAGGTCCCCGGGCGGAGCCTCGACGCGGTGGCCTTCGCGTCGCTGGCCGCGGACGCGGCCCGGCGCCGCGACGCCGGCGACGCGGCGGCCGCCGTCGGGCTGTACCGGCGGGCCCTGGCCCTGTGGCAGGGCGCGGCCCTGGCCGGCCTCCCCGGTCCGTGGGCCGAGCAGGAGCGCGCGCGGCTGACCGAACAGCGGCTGGCCGTCCTGCGGGACCGCCTCGCACTGGAACTCGAACTCGGCCGCCCGGCCGGCCTGGTGGCGGAACTGACCGCGCTGTGCGCCGAACACCCGCTGCGCGAGCCGCTGACGGCGCTGCTGATGACCGCCCTCTACCGCGGCGGCCGGCAGGCGGAGGCGTTGGAGGTCTTCGACACCACGGCGCGGACGCTGGCCGCCGAGCTGGGCGTCCGCCCCGGCCCCGAGCTGCGGGAGCTGCGGCAGCGGATCCTGTGCGCGGACCTGCCACCGGCGTCTGCGGCTCCGCCCGCCGGTGTGACGGCGACCGGCCCCGGCCCGGCGGCCCGGTGTGCCGCCCTCGGCGCCGCACCTGCTCAACTGCCTTCCGATGTTGGTGACTTCACCGGCCGGGTGGCTGAGGTGGGTGCGGTCGCTGCGGCCCTCGCCGCCCACCGGGCGGAGGCCGGCGGCCCCGCCGTGGTGCTGGTCCACGGAGGCTGGGGGACGGGCAAGAGCACCCTGGCCGTACGGGCCGCCCGGACCGTCCGGGCCGAGTTCGCCGACGGCCAGCTCTTCGCCGGCCTCGGCGGCGCCCGCGGCGACGTCGCCGACCCGGCCACCGTGCTCGGCGGCTTCCTGCGGGCGCTCGGCGTCCCGGCGGCGGAGATCCCGGCCGGCACCGCCGCGCGGGCCGCGCTCTACCGCGCGGTGACGGCGGACCGCCGGCTCCTGGTCGTCCTGGACGAGGCCGCGGACGAGGCACACGTCCGCCCGCTGCTGCCCGCCGGCCCCCGCTGCGCCGTGCTGGTCACCGCGCGCGGGCCGCTGCCGGGCCTCACCCTCTCGGCCGGCCTGCGGCTCGGCAGGCTCACCCCGCAGGAGTCGGCCGGCCTGCTCGCCGCCGTCGCCGGGACGGCCCGGATCGCCGCCGAACCGGCGGCCGCCGAGGCGGTCGCGGCCGCCTGCGGGCACCTGCCGCTGGCGCTGCGGATCGCCGCCACCAGGATCTCGGCGCGGCCCGGTTGGAGCCTCGCCGCCTTCGCGGCCCGACTGCGGGACGAGGGCCGCCGCCTGGCCGAGCTGCGGGTCGGCGAGCTGTGCGTCGAGGCGGACTTCCGGCGGGCGCACCACCGCCTGCCGGCCGAGCTGGCGGCCGCCCTCGGCGACCTCGCCCGGGCCGCGCCGGCGGCGGGGGCCGCCCGGCCCGCCGGGGACGCCGTGCCCGCCCTCGGACCGTCGGCTGCCGGACCGTCGGCTGCCGGACCGGCTGCTCCCGGGACGCCGCCGGAGCGGTCCGGGATAATGGAACGGCTGCTCACGGAAGGGCTGTTGGAGCCCTCGGACCGGCCCGGCCCCGGGTACCGCCTCGACGAGCTGGTCCGCCTCTGCGTCCTGGCCGGAGCCGGAGCCGGAACCGGAACCGGGGCCGGGGGCGGGGGCGGGAACGGAGTCGAGGCCGGGGACGGAGCCGCGGCCGGTGGTGGAAGCGAGGTCGCCAGCGGGTCGGGCGGGGTGGCCGGCAGCCCGACCGGGCCGCCGGCGGCGTGA